The following are encoded together in the Glycine soja cultivar W05 chromosome 5, ASM419377v2, whole genome shotgun sequence genome:
- the LOC114413031 gene encoding glutelin type-A 2-like, translating into MELDLTPKTAEALFEGDGGGYYTWSSSQVPLLAKNNVGAGRLVLQPRGFALPHYADSSKIGYVIQGTDGVVGMVLPNTKEEVVLKLKKGDVIPVPIGAVSWWFNDGDSDLIIAFLGETSKALVPGQFTYFFLTGALGLVGGFSNELTSKVYGLDNDEVEKLTKSQTGVLIIKLDKSQPMPKPQMNMTKKLVYNIDAARPENVVENAGLVKTLTEKDFPFIGDVGLSVIRVKLEPGAIRAPSYPTNPTVQLIYIARGSGKIEIVDFSGKSVLNTQVEAGHLLVVPQFFVVAEIAGEEGIESYSIVITTKPLFEELAGRGSIWNAFSPTLQQVSLNVDSDFQKFFISKIKESTNLIPPTV; encoded by the exons ATGGAGTTGGACTTAACACCGAAGACGGCAGAAGCATTGTTTGAGGGAGATGGTGGAGGTTACTACACTTGGTCAAGTTCTCAAGTGCCACTCCTGGCTAAGAATAATGTTGGTGCAGGTCGCCTTGTGCTTCAGCCTCGTGGCTTTGCCCTTCCTCATTATGCAGATTCATCCAAAATTGGTTATGTCATTCAAG GGACTGATGGCGTAGTTGGGATGGTACTCCCCAACACTAAAGAAGAGGTGGTTTTGAAGCTTAAGAAGGGAGATGTTATACCAGTGCCTATTGGAGCTGTCTCGTGGTGGTTCAACGATGGAGACTCTGATCTCATCATTGCTTTTCTTGGAGAAACTTCAAAGGCTCTTGTTCCTGGCCAATTCACCTATTTCTTTCTAACTGGGGCTCTAGGACTTGTAGGAGGCTTCTCTAATGAGCTCACAAGCAAAGTATATGGTTTGGACAATGATGAGGTGGAAAAGCTCACAAAAAGCCAAACTGGGGTTTTGATCATCAAACTAGACAAAAGTCAACCCATGCCTAAGCCACAAATGAACATGACCAAAAAGCTAGTCTATAATATAGATGCTGCACGCCCAGAAAATGTTGTGGAAAATGCTGGATTAGTCAAAACCTTAACGGAGAAAGATTTTCCTTTTATTGGGGATGTTGGGTTAAGTGTGATTAGAGTGAAACTTGAACCGGGTGCTATTAGGGCACCCTCATACCCAACCAACCCTACGGTTCAGTTGATTTACATTGCCAGAGGAAGTGGCAAGATTGAAATTGTGGACTTTAGTGGAAAGAGTGTATTAAACACTCAAGTTGAGGCTGGTCATTTGCTTGTCGTGCCACAATTCTTTGTGGTTGCTGAAATTGCGGGTGAAGAAGGAATTGAGAGTTACTCCATCGTAATAACTACAAA GCCATTGTTTGAAGAATTGGCTGGAAGGGGATCAATTTGGAACGCCTTTTCGCCTACACTGCAACAAGTGTCTCTTAACGTGGATTCTgattttcaaaagtttttcaTATCCAAGATCAAGGAATCTACCAATCTCATCCCTCCTACTGTTTAG
- the LOC114413035 gene encoding phosphatidylinositol 4-phosphate 5-kinase 7-like encodes MEDSERFEERSFSNGDVYIGKIKGMLPHGKGKYTWSDGTVYEGDWVNGKMTGKGLITWPTGAKYEGEFSGGYLHGHGTFTHSTGCIYSGGWRMDAHHGIGRKEYSNSDIYEGLWKEGIREGCGRYSWENGNTYIGNWKSGKIDGRGVMKWANDDIFDGCWINGLKQGSGVYRFADGGLYIGTWSKGLKDGRGTFYPAGSKQPSLKKLCSLNSDDGLLLNTEKHTATKQKFTRSFSEKISVSGRSKSSRQICHRTSSLDANCIIQDPAGDCICRDSSPTLSQTFNESQSEASGVNSLLYEREYMQGVLIMERIRNYSEIPHKNKRQNTFSVKQAKKSSWIDIFGGSRSYYLKLNLQLGIRYTVGKITPVPAREVRSSDFGDRARIRMYFPKEGSQLTPPHCSIDFYWKDYCPMVFRNLREMFKLDAAEYMMSICGDSGLRDISSPGKSGSIFFLSQDDRFVIKTLKKYELKVMLNMLPKYYHHVGSYENTLITKFFGLHRITLRGGKKVRFVVMGNMFCTELHIHRRYDLKGSTQGRYTDKDKINSNTTLKDLDLKYEFHMDKKLRESLFKQISLDCMFLESQHIIDYSLLLGLHFRAPENLKALVEPPRLPQPQHGLPSEDDAQKQGEQLIIPKGLLLVAHEPSFVNTAPGPHIRGNTLRAYSIGDKQVDLLLPGTARLRVQLGVNMPAQATRKLQEDKVEESEVELFEVYDVVLYMGIIDILQEYTVKKKLEHACKSLQYDPMTISVVEPKTYAERFINFMEKKVFPEPETS; translated from the exons ATGGAGGACAGTGAAAG GTTTGAAGAAAGGTCCTTTTCAAATGGGGATGTCTACATTGGTAAAATCAAGGGCATGCTTCCCCATGGCAAAGGAAAGTACACATGGTCAGATGGAACAGTATATGAAGGTGATTGGGTAAATGGGAAAATGACGGGGAAAGGACTGATTACATGGCCAACAGGAGCAAAGTATGAGGGTGAATTCTCTGGGGGTTACCTTCATGGTCATGGCACCTTTACACATTCTACTGGGTGCATTTATAGTGGTGGTTGGAGGATGGATGCTCATCATGGGATTGGACGAAAGGAGTATTCCAATTCAGATATATATGAAGGTTTATGGAAAGAAGGAATTCGTGAAGGCTGCGGAAGGTATTCTTGGGAGAATGGAAATACGTATATTGGGAATTGGAAAAGTGGGAAAATAGATGGCAGAGGGGTTATGAAGTGGGCTAATGATGATATTTTTGACGGCTGTTGGATAAATGGACTTAAACAAGGATCTGGAGTTTATAGATTTGCTGATGGGGGGCTTTATATTGGGACATGGAGTAAGGGACTAAAGGATGGAAGAGGAACATTCTATCCTGCTGGTAGTAAACAACCATCTCTAAAGAAGTTGTGCTCTCTTAACAGTGATGATGGTTTGTTATTGAATACAGAGAAACATACagctacaaaacaaaaatttactcGTAGTTTTTCTGAAAAGATTTCTGTCAGTGGTAGATCAAAAAGTTCACGTCAAATATGTCACAGGACTTCATCATTAGATGCAAATTGTATCATTCAAGATCCTGCTGGAGATTGCATATGTCGTGACTCTTCACCCACATTATCGCAGACTTTTAATGAAAGTCAATCTGAGGCATCTGGTGTGAACTCTTTGCTTTACGAAAGGGAATATATGCAAGGAGTTCTAATTATGGAGAGAATTAGAAACTATTCAGAAATACCACATAAAAACAAACGTCAAAATACGTTTAGTGTGAAGCAAGCTAAGAAGAGTTCATGGATTGATATTTTTGGAGGCAGCCGAAGCTATTATTTGAAGCTAAATTTGCAGCTTGGCATCAG GTACACTGTTGGAAAAATTACACCAGTGCCTGCACGTGAAGTTCGGTCATCTGATTTTGGAGATCGAGCTAGGATAAGGATGTACTTCCCCAAGGAGGGTTCCCAGTTGACTCCTCCACATTGTTCTATAGACTTCTACTGGAAGGATTATTGCCCTATGGTATTCCG GAATTTGAGAGAGATGTTCAAATTAGATGCTGCAGAGTACATGATGTCCATTTGTGGTGATTCTGGTCTAAGGGACATATCTTCACCTGGAAAAAGTGGCAgcatcttctttctttctcaagATGATAGATTCGTGATAAAGACACTGAAAAAATATGAACTAAAG GTTATGCTCAATATGCTTCCTAAATACTATCATCATGTAGGAAGTTATGAGAATACTCTTATTACAAAATTCTTTGGTCTCCATCGAATAACACTAAGAGGTGGTAAAAAG GTTCGCTTTGTGGTCATGGGAAATATGTTCTGCACAGAACTTCATATTCACCGTCGTTATGATCTGAAGGGGTCTACTCAAGGAAGATATACAgacaaagataaaattaatagcAATACAACATTGAAAGATCTTgatctaaaatatgaatttcataTGGATAAAAAATTACGAGAATCCCTATTCAA ACAAATTTCTCTAGACTGCATGTTCTTGGAGTCTCAGCACATAATTGATTACAGCCTTCTGTTGGGATTACATTTTAGAGCTCCGGAGAATCTAAAGGCCTTAGTGGAACCTCCCAGACTACCGCAGCCTCAACATGGCTTACCCTCTGAAGATG ATGCACAAAAACAAGGGGAGCAGTTGATTATTCCTAAAGGCTTGTTATTAGTTGCTCATGAACCTAGCTTTGTCAACACTGCACCTGGACCCCACATTAGAGGAAATACATTGAGGGCATACTCCATAGGTGACAAGCAAGTTGATCTTTTACTTCCTGGTACTGCAAG GTTGAGAGTGCAATTAGGAGTAAACATGCCAGCTCAAGCAACACGCAAACTTCAGGAGGATAAGGTGGAAGAATCAGAAGTAGAGCTTTTTGAGGTTTATGATGTGGTCCTATACATGGGCATAATTGATATATTGCAAGAATACACAGTGAAAAAGAAACTTGAGCATGCCTGCAAATCACTGCAATATGACCCTATGACTATTTCAGTGGTGGAACCAAAGACATATGCTGAACGTTTCATCAATTTCATGGAGAAAAAAGTTTTCCCTGAGCCAGAGACTTCttga
- the LOC114413033 gene encoding 13S globulin seed storage protein 2-like yields the protein MELDLTPKTAEVLFEGDGGGYYTWWSSKVPLLAKTNVGAGRLVLQPQGFALPHYADISKVGYVLEGNDGVAGMALRNTREEVVVKLKKGDVIPVPIGSVSWWFNDGDSDLVIIFLGETSKALIPGEITYFFLTGLQGVIGGFSNELTSKIYGLDKDGVEKLIKSQSGVLIIKLDKTQPLPKPQTEITKKLVYNIDVADPENVVENAGLIKTLTEQEFPFIGDVGLSVIRVKLEPGAIKAPSYPINPTVRLIYIARGSGKIEIVDFSGKSVLNTQVEAGHLLVVPQFFVVAQIAGEEGMESFSIVITTNPLFEELGGRTSIWSALSPSVQQASLNVDSEFQSLFISKIKETTNLIPPTT from the exons ATGGAGTTGGACTTGACACCAAAGACAGCAGAAGTGTTGTTTGAGGGAGATGGTGGAGGTTACTACACTTGGTGGAGTTCTAAAGTGCCACTGCTGGCCAAGACCAATGTGGGTGCTGGTCGGTTAGTGCTTCAGCCTCAGGGCTTTGCTCTTCCTCATTATGCAGATATATCCAAAGTAGGTTATGTGCTTGAAG GGAATGATGGTGTAGCTGGGATGGCACTCCGCAACACTAGAGAAGAGGTGGTTGTGAAGCTTAAGAAGGGAGATGTTATACCAGTGCCTATTGGAAGTGTCTCGTGGTGGTTCAACGATGGAGACTCAGATCttgtcattatttttcttgGGGAAACTTCAAAGGCTCTTATTCCTGGCGAAATCACCTATTTCTTTCTAACTGGGCTTCAAGGAGTTATAGGAGGCTTCTCTAATGAGCTCACAAGCAAAATATATGGCTTGGACAAAGATGGGGTGGAAAAGCTCATAAAAAGCCAAAGTGGGGTTTTGATCATCAAGCTAGACAAAACCCAACCTTTGCCTAAGCCACAAACGGAAATAACCAAAAAGCTAGTCTATAATATAGATGTTGCAGACCCCGAAAATGTTGTGGAAAATGCTGGATTAATCAAAACCTTGACGGAGCAAGAGTTTCCTTTTATTGGAGATGTTGGGTTAAGTGTGATTAGAGTGAAACTTGAACCGGGTGCTATTAAGGCACCCTCATACCCAATCAACCCTACGGTTCGGTTAATTTACATTGCTAGAGGAAGTGGCAAGATTGAAATTGTGGACTTTAGTGGAAAGAGTGTATTAAACACTCAAGTTGAGGCTGGTCATTTGCTTGTTGTGCCGCAATTCTTTGTGGTTGCACAAATTGCTGGGGAAGAAGGAATGGAGAGTTTCTCTATTGTCATAACTACAAA TCCTTTATTTGAAGAGTTAGGTGGAAGGACATCAATTTGGAGCGCCTTGTCACCATCTGTGCAACAAGCATCTCTTAACGTGGATTCAGAATTTCAAAGCCTCTTCATATCCAAGATCAAGGAAACCACAAATCTCATTCCTCCCACTACTTAG
- the LOC114413034 gene encoding probable 3-hydroxyisobutyrate dehydrogenase-like 3, mitochondrial — translation MGTPYPTPISTSETRIGWIGIGVMGFAMASRLLSAGYTLSFYARNPSNPNALSLQSQGATLAQSPAQLAQLSDVLFTMVGHPSDVRSLLLDSPVLSSLRPNSVVVDTTSSHPDLARQIFSAARSLGAWSVDAPVSGGDIGARDGKLAILAAGEKAVVEWLSPLFSILGRATYMGPAGCGQSCKIANQITIGANLIGLSEGLVFAKRAGLDLREFVEAIKDGAAGSKALELFGERMIERDFRPGGFAEYQVKDLGMGVDVVEGGDDAHLVVLPGASLSKQLFSSMLANGQGKLGSQGIISVIERINGINQ, via the coding sequence ATGGGAACGCCGTACCCAACTCCGATCTCAACCTCCGAAACCCGAATCGGCTGGATCGGCATCGGCGTAATGGGCTTCGCCATGGCCTCTCGCCTCCTTTCTGCTGGCTACACCCTCTCTTTCTACGCCCGCAACCCTTCCAACCCTAACGCCCTCTCTCTCCAATCCCAAGGCGCCACCCTGGCCCAATCCCCGGCCCAACTGGCCCAACTCTCCGACGTCCTCTTCACCATGGTGGGCCACCCCTCCGACGTTCGCTCCCTCCTCCTCGACTCCCCCGTCCTCTCCTCCCTCCGCCCCAACTCCGTCGTCGTCGACACCACCAGCTCCCACCCCGACCTCGCCCGCCAGATCTTCTCCGCAGCACGCTCCCTCGGCGCCTGGTCCGTCGACGCCCCCGTCTCCGGCGGCGACATCGGCGCGCGAGACGGCAAGCTCGCCATCCTAGCCGCCGGAGAAAAAGCCGTAGTCGAATGGCTGAGCCCTCTGTTCTCGATCCTCGGGAGAGCCACTTACATGGGCCCCGCGGGGTGCGGGCAGAGCTGCAAGATCGCGAACCAGATCACGATTGGCGCGAACTTGATCGGGCTGAGCGAGGGGCTGGTGTTCGCCAAGCGTGCGGGGCTGGACCTGAGGGAGTTCGTGGAAGCCATAAAAGACGGTGCTGCGGGTTCGAAGGCGCTTGAATTGTTCGGGGAGAGGATGATTGAGAGGGATTTTCGACCAGGGGGTTTTGCGGAGTATCAGGTTAAGGATTTGGGGATGGGGGTTGATGTTGTGGAAGGAGGAGATGATGCTCATCTTGTTGTCTTGCCAGGGGCTTCCTTGTCTAAACAGTTGTTTTCTAGCATGCTGGCTAATGGTCAGGGGAAGCTTGGCAGCCAAGGGATTATCTCTGTTATTGAGAGGATCAATGGGATCAATCAATAA